In Kordia antarctica, the following proteins share a genomic window:
- a CDS encoding O-acetylhomoserine aminocarboxypropyltransferase/cysteine synthase family protein: MSTQKFATKALHAGHDTKANGGTRAVPIYQSTAFVFNNSDHASNLFALAEPGNIYTRINNPTNDILEQRLAALEGGIAAVVTASGASAIATTLLTLLRAGDHIVASSSLYGGTYNLLNVTLPRLGITTTFVNPDDENSFSDAVKENTRVVFIESLGNPKLDVLDLEKISAQAKANKIPLIVDNTIATPYLLNPIKYGANIVIHSLTKYINGNGTALGGAIIDAGTFDWTNGKFPEFTEPSAGYHGLVYSEALKEAAFIAKVRIEGLRDFGSALSPFNAFQIIQGLETLPIRIKQHSQNALELATWLQKQEAVAWVNYPALDTSKYQALAKKYLPKGQSGIVTFGIKAGFEAAKRIADETVVFSLLANIGDTKSLIIHPASTTHQQLTTEQQASTGVTQDLIRLSVGLEDIEDLKTDLKTVFDKIIAGIPAS; encoded by the coding sequence ATGAGCACACAAAAATTCGCAACAAAAGCATTACACGCAGGACACGATACCAAAGCAAACGGAGGAACACGAGCTGTACCAATTTATCAATCAACAGCATTTGTATTCAACAATTCGGATCATGCGTCAAACTTATTTGCATTGGCTGAACCTGGAAACATTTATACCAGAATTAACAATCCAACCAATGACATTTTAGAACAACGATTAGCAGCTTTAGAAGGTGGAATTGCTGCCGTTGTAACCGCTTCCGGAGCTTCCGCAATTGCAACAACATTGTTAACATTATTACGCGCAGGCGATCATATTGTAGCTTCAAGTAGTTTATATGGCGGAACGTATAATTTGTTAAATGTTACGCTTCCGCGATTGGGAATTACGACAACTTTTGTAAATCCTGATGACGAAAACAGTTTCAGCGATGCTGTGAAAGAAAACACAAGAGTCGTTTTTATTGAATCTTTAGGGAATCCGAAATTAGATGTTTTAGACCTTGAGAAAATTTCGGCGCAAGCCAAAGCAAACAAAATTCCATTAATCGTTGACAATACGATTGCCACACCATACTTATTAAACCCGATAAAATACGGCGCAAACATTGTTATTCACTCACTCACAAAATACATCAACGGAAACGGAACTGCGTTAGGTGGCGCTATCATTGACGCAGGAACCTTCGATTGGACCAACGGAAAATTCCCAGAATTTACAGAACCTTCTGCAGGTTATCACGGTTTAGTGTATAGCGAAGCACTAAAAGAAGCAGCATTTATTGCCAAAGTTCGTATTGAAGGATTGCGCGATTTTGGTTCGGCATTAAGTCCATTCAATGCATTTCAAATCATTCAAGGATTGGAAACGCTGCCAATTCGTATCAAACAACACAGTCAAAATGCATTGGAATTAGCAACATGGTTGCAAAAGCAAGAAGCCGTTGCTTGGGTAAACTATCCAGCATTAGATACTAGTAAATATCAAGCATTAGCTAAAAAATACTTACCAAAAGGGCAAAGTGGAATTGTAACATTCGGAATCAAAGCAGGGTTTGAAGCAGCAAAACGCATTGCAGACGAAACCGTAGTTTTCTCGCTTTTAGCAAATATTGGCGATACAAAATCACTCATCATTCATCCTGCAAGTACAACGCATCAACAATTGACAACGGAACAACAAGCTTCCACAGGTGTCACACAAGATTTAATTCGTTTGTCAGTTGGTTTGGAAGATATTGAAGATTTAAAAACTGATTTAAAAACCGTTTTTGATAAGATAATCGCAGGAATTCCAGCATCATAA
- a CDS encoding alpha/beta fold hydrolase: MTQKIAHITIVDFFTESGAYYPNLKLSYQLEGLDNADAPIVLVNHALTGNSEVTGKNGWWNTLIGDEKCIDTNHFKILSFDIPGNGFSGETGPIKQYKDFVARDIAKIFIRGLEQLKINTLFAAIGGSLGGGIAWEMAVLEPTLIQNLIPIASDWKSSDWLIANCFLQERILENSSQPIQDARIHAMLCYRTPFSLKAKFQRTRNQEKNVFNTESWLAHHGEKLQARFQLSAYKLMNRLLKTIDITRDREAFEKVVAPIAGNIHIISINTDMFFSPDEDIETYKRLKLVKANVHHYEIQSIHGHDAFLIEYEQLSNLLKNIFQVQKSSIK, encoded by the coding sequence TTGACACAAAAAATAGCACATATAACCATTGTAGATTTCTTTACGGAAAGTGGCGCGTATTATCCGAATTTAAAGTTGAGTTATCAGCTCGAAGGTTTGGATAACGCGGATGCGCCAATTGTTTTAGTAAATCATGCCTTAACGGGGAATTCGGAAGTTACAGGCAAAAATGGTTGGTGGAATACGCTAATTGGCGATGAAAAATGTATTGATACGAATCACTTTAAAATTTTAAGTTTTGACATTCCTGGGAATGGTTTTTCGGGTGAAACTGGACCCATCAAACAATACAAAGATTTTGTTGCCAGAGATATTGCAAAAATTTTCATTAGAGGATTAGAACAGTTAAAAATCAATACACTTTTTGCCGCTATTGGCGGATCATTAGGTGGTGGAATTGCTTGGGAAATGGCAGTTTTAGAACCAACTTTGATTCAAAATTTAATTCCGATTGCGTCTGATTGGAAATCTTCGGATTGGCTTATCGCGAATTGCTTCTTGCAGGAACGCATTCTGGAAAATTCTAGTCAACCAATTCAAGATGCGCGGATTCATGCGATGTTGTGTTACCGAACGCCTTTTTCCTTAAAGGCAAAATTTCAGCGTACGCGAAACCAAGAGAAAAACGTATTCAATACGGAAAGTTGGTTGGCACATCATGGAGAAAAATTGCAAGCGCGTTTTCAATTATCAGCATACAAATTGATGAATCGACTTTTAAAAACGATTGATATTACTAGAGATCGCGAAGCGTTTGAAAAAGTAGTTGCGCCAATTGCAGGAAATATTCACATTATTAGTATTAATACGGACATGTTTTTTTCGCCTGACGAAGATATAGAAACTTATAAAAGACTCAAGCTTGTCAAGGCAAATGTGCATCATTATGAAATACAATCTATTCACGGACATGACGCATTTTTAATAGAATACGAACAGTTGAGTAATTTACTCAAAAATATATTTCAAGTTCAAAAATCATCCATCAAATAA
- the thrA gene encoding bifunctional aspartate kinase/homoserine dehydrogenase I: protein MKILKFGGKSLANGKGIETTIQIIKEKAIRQERIAVVLSARGNATDELLEMLEKAARKETYREELTAFKAYQSQIATSADCLEEFTTLENLLQGVSLLGDYSEKIKDQIMSLGEIIAAKLVTNLLQKEGVNAHFTDTRSLIITDNVFGNARPLDLISRKNIINHFKSYNGTTVNIVTGFIGSNQNNETTTLGRNGSNYTAALLANFLDAEELQNYTHVDGIFTANPDLVADAKKIEALSFNEANELANFGAHILHAKTIVPLIEKNIPLRILNTFNSSDGGTIITQKTTAKGIKSISVLDNVVLVNLEGRGLLGRVGVDARIFKTLSENDINVSIISQGSSERGIGLVINASEASKAIVSLEREFENDFYTKDVNKISIIDDVAVISIVGQDLSEFHKPYNALIKNQIVPILFNNTVSGKNVSLVVKKSQLHKAVNVIHGQIFGVSKKINIAVFGKGLVGGTLLDQIVKSKIAILDKNNIKLNVFAIADSQHVYLNKNGTADNWQDTFSKEKVAYTVQQIIDYSKIHHLENLIAVDTTASKKFIHDYIPLVKNGFDLVSANKVANTIEYSFYQELRLELKKHQKNYLYETNVGAGLPLIDTIRLLHKSGESIKKIRGVFSGSLSYLFNTFSVEDIPFSTVLKQAEEKGFTEPDAREDLSGNDVARKLLILARELDLKHELSDISIQNLLPAHLQTISLQQFKENISDLDETFKHIKANQQENNVLRYVGDLDTETKILEVKLISVSSNSALGQIKGSDSIFEIYTEAYKEQPLVIQGAGAGAAVTARGVFGDILRLTEKL from the coding sequence ATGAAAATATTAAAATTTGGTGGAAAATCACTCGCCAACGGAAAAGGAATTGAAACTACAATCCAAATTATAAAGGAGAAGGCAATACGACAAGAAAGAATTGCAGTTGTATTGTCTGCGCGTGGAAATGCTACGGATGAATTGTTGGAAATGTTGGAAAAAGCGGCGCGAAAAGAAACGTATCGCGAAGAGTTGACAGCATTTAAAGCGTACCAAAGTCAAATAGCTACATCGGCGGATTGTTTAGAAGAATTTACAACCTTGGAAAATTTACTTCAAGGCGTTTCTTTATTGGGCGATTATAGCGAAAAAATAAAAGATCAAATCATGTCGCTAGGCGAAATAATCGCTGCGAAATTGGTGACGAATTTGTTGCAAAAAGAAGGTGTAAACGCACATTTTACAGACACGAGAAGCTTGATAATAACAGACAATGTTTTTGGAAATGCGCGTCCTTTGGATTTGATTTCGAGAAAAAACATCATCAATCATTTTAAATCATATAATGGAACAACGGTCAATATTGTGACAGGTTTTATTGGCTCAAATCAAAATAATGAAACGACTACTTTGGGCAGAAATGGAAGTAATTATACAGCGGCTTTATTAGCGAATTTTTTAGATGCTGAAGAATTACAAAACTACACACATGTGGACGGAATTTTTACCGCAAACCCAGATTTGGTTGCTGATGCAAAAAAAATAGAAGCATTATCATTCAATGAGGCAAACGAATTGGCAAACTTTGGCGCACACATTTTACATGCAAAAACCATTGTTCCATTAATAGAAAAAAACATTCCATTACGAATTTTAAATACATTCAATAGTTCGGATGGTGGAACTATTATTACACAAAAAACAACGGCAAAAGGAATCAAATCAATTTCTGTTTTAGACAACGTAGTTTTGGTCAACTTAGAAGGTAGAGGTTTGCTTGGCAGAGTTGGAGTTGATGCTCGAATTTTTAAAACCTTGAGCGAAAATGATATCAATGTCAGTATTATTTCGCAAGGTTCATCGGAACGTGGAATTGGCTTGGTCATCAATGCCAGCGAAGCTTCCAAAGCGATTGTCAGTTTGGAAAGAGAATTTGAAAATGACTTTTATACCAAAGATGTCAATAAAATATCAATCATTGATGATGTCGCTGTGATTTCAATTGTGGGACAAGATTTAAGCGAATTTCACAAACCATATAATGCATTAATCAAAAATCAAATAGTTCCGATTCTGTTTAACAATACGGTTTCTGGCAAAAACGTGAGTTTGGTGGTAAAGAAGTCACAATTACACAAAGCTGTCAATGTGATTCACGGACAAATTTTCGGTGTTTCTAAAAAAATAAATATTGCTGTTTTTGGAAAAGGATTGGTTGGTGGCACATTGCTCGATCAAATTGTGAAAAGCAAAATAGCCATTTTAGACAAGAATAATATCAAATTAAATGTATTCGCTATTGCAGATTCACAACATGTTTATTTAAACAAAAACGGCACTGCGGACAATTGGCAAGATACATTTTCAAAAGAAAAAGTTGCGTACACGGTGCAACAAATTATCGATTACTCAAAAATACATCACTTAGAAAATTTAATTGCGGTTGACACAACGGCAAGTAAAAAGTTTATTCATGATTATATACCTTTAGTTAAAAATGGCTTTGATTTGGTTTCGGCAAATAAAGTGGCAAATACGATTGAATATTCGTTCTATCAAGAATTACGGTTGGAACTTAAAAAGCATCAGAAGAATTATTTGTACGAAACCAATGTTGGAGCTGGATTACCATTAATTGACACGATACGTTTATTACACAAATCGGGTGAAAGCATTAAGAAAATTCGCGGTGTATTCTCAGGATCTTTAAGTTATTTATTTAATACTTTTTCTGTGGAAGATATTCCATTCAGTACGGTTTTGAAGCAAGCGGAAGAAAAAGGTTTTACTGAACCTGATGCGCGTGAAGATTTATCGGGAAATGATGTGGCTCGAAAATTATTAATCCTTGCCAGAGAATTGGATCTGAAGCATGAATTATCAGACATAAGCATTCAAAATTTATTGCCTGCGCATTTGCAAACGATCAGTTTACAGCAATTCAAAGAGAATATTTCAGATTTAGATGAAACCTTTAAACACATCAAAGCAAATCAGCAAGAAAATAATGTACTGCGTTACGTTGGCGATTTAGATACAGAAACAAAAATCTTGGAAGTCAAGCTAATTTCTGTGTCAAGCAACAGTGCATTGGGACAAATAAAAGGTTCCGATTCTATTTTCGAAATTTACACAGAAGCGTACAAAGAACAACCATTAGTAATTCAAGGAGCTGGCGCTGGAGCAGCCGTAACAGCTAGAGGCGTTTTTGGAGATATTTTGCGATTAACAGAAAAATTATAA
- a CDS encoding trans-sulfuration enzyme family protein has translation MNSKHIETQAIRTQMERSSFLEHSNPLYLTSSFVFEDAEDMRASFAEEKTRNIYSRFTNPNTSEFVSKICKMEGAEDGHAFATGMSAVFSTFAALLNSGDHIVSSRSIFGSTHSLFTKFLPKWNIETSYFKINEVEKIEALIQPNTKVIYAESPTNPAVDILDLEVLGKIAKKHKLLLVIDNCFATPYLQQPIKFGADLVIHSATKLIDGQGRVLGGVTVGRPDLIREIYLFSRNTGPAMSPFNAWVLSKSLETLVVRVDRHCENALKVAEFLENHSKINFVKYPFLKSHPQYEIAKKQMKLGGNVVAFEVKGGVEAGRKFLNAIKMCSLSANLGDTRSIVTHPASTTHSKLSVEDRLETGITDGLIRVSVGLENINDIIEDLNQALEN, from the coding sequence ATGAACTCAAAACACATAGAAACACAAGCGATTCGAACACAAATGGAACGCTCCTCTTTCTTAGAACATTCCAATCCGTTATATCTTACTTCAAGTTTTGTTTTTGAAGATGCAGAAGATATGCGCGCTTCCTTTGCGGAAGAAAAAACACGAAATATTTATAGCCGATTTACCAATCCGAATACATCTGAATTTGTTTCTAAAATTTGCAAAATGGAAGGCGCAGAAGATGGACATGCATTTGCAACTGGAATGTCTGCGGTGTTTTCCACATTTGCGGCATTGTTGAATAGTGGCGATCACATTGTATCATCGCGTTCTATATTTGGATCAACACATAGTTTATTTACAAAGTTTTTACCTAAGTGGAATATAGAAACAAGCTATTTCAAAATAAATGAAGTAGAAAAAATAGAAGCATTAATTCAGCCAAATACAAAAGTTATTTATGCAGAATCGCCAACGAATCCTGCAGTTGATATTTTAGATTTAGAAGTTTTAGGGAAAATTGCCAAAAAGCATAAGTTGCTTTTAGTTATAGACAATTGTTTTGCAACACCATATTTACAACAACCAATTAAATTTGGTGCGGATTTAGTCATTCATTCTGCAACAAAACTCATTGACGGACAAGGTCGTGTTTTAGGTGGCGTAACAGTTGGTCGCCCAGATTTGATTCGGGAAATTTATCTATTTTCAAGAAACACAGGTCCTGCAATGTCGCCGTTTAATGCGTGGGTTTTATCTAAAAGTTTAGAAACGTTGGTTGTCAGAGTGGACAGACATTGTGAAAACGCGCTGAAAGTGGCGGAGTTTTTAGAAAATCATTCAAAAATAAACTTTGTAAAATATCCGTTTCTAAAATCGCATCCGCAATACGAAATTGCTAAAAAGCAAATGAAACTTGGAGGAAACGTAGTTGCTTTCGAAGTCAAAGGTGGCGTTGAAGCGGGACGAAAATTTCTGAATGCTATAAAAATGTGTTCGTTATCTGCCAATTTGGGCGATACGCGAAGTATTGTAACGCATCCAGCTTCTACGACGCATAGTAAACTTTCTGTGGAGGATCGTTTGGAAACAGGCATTACAGACGGACTTATTCGTGTTTCTGTTGGATTAGAAAATATAAATGATATTATAGAAGATTTAAACCAAGCATTAGAGAACTAA
- a CDS encoding DUF2061 domain-containing protein, whose translation MILNQIIRNKSDYATDISSEKPLRSFVKSLSWRVIGTLDTVLISWLVTGTLSVAFAIGSIEMITKMVLYFFHERLWNIIKWGK comes from the coding sequence ATGATTTTAAATCAAATAATTAGAAATAAAAGCGATTATGCAACAGATATAAGTTCTGAGAAACCGCTGCGAAGTTTTGTGAAATCACTTAGTTGGAGAGTCATAGGAACATTAGATACGGTTTTGATTTCTTGGTTGGTTACAGGAACATTAAGTGTTGCATTTGCAATAGGATCTATAGAAATGATTACAAAAATGGTGTTATACTTTTTTCATGAAAGGTTATGGAACATTATAAAATGGGGGAAATAA
- a CDS encoding phosphoadenosine phosphosulfate reductase domain-containing protein — protein MQIDIQKINKELQDKTPSEIISWALQQGEKAVVTTNFRPYEGVILHACTRVKPNIDIIWCDTGYNTPNTYEHAEILTKQLSLNIDLYVPKQTAAHRDIVLGIPDVTDEKHQLFTQQVKLEPFKRAMEFHAPKIWFTNLRKGQTAFRDSIDIVSKGQNGVLKVSPFYHWSDAELDDYLETYKIPNEFNYFDPTKVLENRECGLHS, from the coding sequence ATGCAAATAGACATTCAAAAAATAAACAAAGAATTACAAGATAAAACGCCTAGCGAAATTATCTCATGGGCGTTACAGCAAGGAGAAAAAGCGGTGGTAACGACTAATTTTCGTCCGTATGAAGGCGTAATTTTACATGCCTGTACACGCGTAAAACCAAACATTGATATTATCTGGTGCGACACAGGATATAATACGCCAAATACATACGAGCATGCAGAAATTTTAACGAAACAATTATCCTTAAATATAGATTTATATGTGCCAAAACAAACTGCTGCTCACAGAGATATTGTACTAGGAATTCCTGATGTAACTGATGAAAAACATCAACTATTTACACAGCAAGTAAAATTAGAACCATTTAAAAGAGCAATGGAATTTCATGCGCCAAAAATTTGGTTTACGAATTTAAGAAAAGGGCAAACGGCTTTTAGAGACTCTATAGATATTGTATCAAAAGGACAAAATGGTGTTTTAAAAGTGAGTCCATTTTATCATTGGTCAGATGCAGAATTAGATGACTATTTGGAAACATACAAAATTCCAAATGAATTCAACTATTTCGATCCAACAAAAGTATTAGAAAACAGAGAATGTGGATTACATTCATAA
- the cysD gene encoding sulfate adenylyltransferase subunit CysD, which yields MSTNVLQTNVLESEAIHIFREVVAQFEKPVLLFSGGKDSITLVRLAQKAFFPAKIPFPLLHIDTGHNFQETIDFRDKLVKKLGLKLIVRNVQDNIDAGKVQEETGKYASRNMLQTETLLDAIEEFGFDACIGGARRDEEKARAKERIFSVRDDFGQWDEKNQRPEVFDMLNGKINLGQNVRVFPISNWTELDVWSYIQRENIEIPSIYFAHTRATFLRDGFIWSANDEVVYREEDEETEERVIRFRTVGDMSCTAAVLSNAYDITSVVQEIRQSTISERGARIDDKRSEAAMEKRKQQGYF from the coding sequence ATGAGTACGAACGTATTACAAACAAATGTATTAGAAAGTGAAGCGATACATATTTTCAGAGAAGTCGTGGCGCAATTTGAAAAACCAGTCTTGTTATTTTCTGGAGGAAAAGATTCAATTACTTTGGTTAGATTGGCTCAAAAAGCATTCTTTCCAGCAAAAATTCCTTTTCCTTTATTACATATTGACACAGGACATAATTTTCAAGAAACGATTGATTTCCGTGATAAATTAGTTAAAAAACTAGGATTAAAATTAATTGTACGAAATGTGCAAGACAATATAGACGCTGGCAAAGTGCAAGAAGAAACTGGAAAATATGCAAGTCGAAATATGTTGCAAACGGAAACCTTGTTAGATGCAATTGAAGAATTCGGGTTTGACGCGTGTATTGGTGGAGCCAGAAGAGATGAAGAAAAAGCAAGAGCGAAAGAACGAATCTTTTCGGTAAGAGATGATTTTGGTCAATGGGATGAAAAAAACCAACGTCCAGAAGTATTTGATATGCTCAACGGAAAAATTAATTTAGGACAAAACGTACGCGTATTTCCAATATCGAATTGGACAGAATTAGATGTGTGGAGTTATATTCAAAGAGAAAACATAGAAATTCCATCGATTTATTTTGCGCATACCAGAGCTACCTTTTTAAGAGACGGATTTATTTGGTCAGCAAATGATGAGGTAGTTTATCGAGAAGAAGATGAAGAAACAGAAGAACGCGTCATTCGGTTTAGAACAGTTGGCGATATGAGTTGTACCGCGGCAGTATTATCTAATGCATACGATATTACTTCGGTAGTGCAAGAAATAAGACAATCGACTATTTCCGAACGTGGCGCACGAATAGATGATAAACGCTCGGAAGCCGCTATGGAAAAAAGAAAACAACAAGGATATTTTTAA
- a CDS encoding sulfate adenylyltransferase subunit 1, with protein MDVLKVATAGSVDDGKSTLIGRILYDTKSLTDDKLEAIERNSKQKGFDYLDFSMATDGLVAEREQGITIDVAHIYFSTANRSYIIADTPGHVEYTRNMVTGASTSQVAIILIDARKGVIEQTSRHFYINNLLRVKDIVIAVNKMDLVDFSEERYNALQEEIQALISKTTYKEQNITCIPVSALQGDNVVDKSKNMSWYTGKTLIEHLEQINAQDVYEEAQTRFPVQTVIRPKTEDYHDFRGYAGKLYGGDISVGDEVIILPSETKSKVKEIYFYTEKFEKAERGSSITLTLEDDVNVSRGDMIVKASEKPTVEKELQATICWMDKKPLTAASKYSLQHGVHNVLAKIVDVETIEETNFSGEKRAISQLQLNEIGNIQLKLSKPLFFDSYQKNKHNGGFILIDLQTNTTAGVGFIN; from the coding sequence ATGGACGTACTAAAAGTAGCAACCGCAGGAAGTGTTGATGATGGAAAAAGCACCTTAATTGGTAGAATTCTGTACGATACAAAATCATTGACGGATGACAAACTAGAAGCTATTGAGCGAAATAGCAAACAAAAAGGATTTGATTACCTAGATTTTTCTATGGCAACTGACGGATTGGTCGCAGAAAGAGAACAAGGAATTACGATAGATGTTGCACACATTTATTTCTCCACAGCAAACAGAAGTTACATCATAGCAGACACACCTGGACATGTAGAATATACCAGAAATATGGTTACTGGCGCATCAACCTCGCAAGTAGCAATCATTCTAATTGACGCAAGAAAAGGTGTTATAGAACAAACTTCGCGTCACTTTTATATCAACAATTTATTGCGTGTAAAAGACATTGTAATTGCAGTAAATAAAATGGACTTGGTTGATTTTTCTGAAGAAAGATACAACGCTTTACAAGAAGAAATTCAAGCATTAATTTCAAAAACTACCTATAAAGAACAAAACATTACATGTATTCCAGTAAGTGCTTTGCAAGGAGATAATGTGGTTGACAAATCTAAAAATATGTCTTGGTATACTGGGAAAACACTCATTGAACATTTAGAACAAATAAATGCGCAAGATGTGTACGAAGAAGCACAAACACGTTTTCCTGTGCAAACTGTCATCAGACCAAAAACAGAAGATTACCATGATTTTAGAGGTTATGCTGGGAAATTGTACGGAGGCGATATTTCGGTTGGAGATGAAGTTATCATATTACCATCAGAAACCAAATCGAAAGTAAAGGAAATCTATTTCTATACTGAAAAATTTGAAAAAGCTGAAAGAGGAAGTTCCATTACACTAACGTTAGAAGATGATGTAAATGTAAGTAGAGGTGACATGATTGTAAAAGCTTCTGAAAAACCAACGGTTGAAAAAGAATTACAAGCTACCATTTGTTGGATGGACAAAAAACCATTAACAGCCGCTTCAAAATATAGTTTGCAACACGGCGTACACAATGTGTTGGCAAAAATAGTAGATGTAGAGACTATTGAAGAAACTAATTTTTCAGGAGAAAAAAGAGCAATATCACAGCTTCAACTCAACGAAATTGGAAACATTCAGCTTAAGCTAAGCAAACCATTATTCTTTGATAGTTATCAAAAAAATAAACACAACGGCGGATTCATACTGATCGATTTACAAACCAATACAACTGCTGGCGTTGGATTTATAAACTAA